Below is a window of Camelina sativa cultivar DH55 chromosome 11, Cs, whole genome shotgun sequence DNA.
ACAACTGAGGTTTTCTTTCACATGTTTCACTAACCCAACAGAAGAAATCAGATGTTTCAGGTTTATCATTTATATCAACCACTCTTCTTTTTCCAATCTTATCTCCCCATAACTTAAAGAGGTCCAAGagatttttatatcaaacaatTGACACATCACGAGCGAGACTTGATAGAGAGAGATGTATACTTTTTAACTTATTACTGTTACTGATGTTTATTTCTCAGTCAATTCTTAAGACTACAGCCCTATGTGTTTCTCAGTCAATTCTTAGGACGATGTAGTATTTTGACGTTTGAATTCTCACTTTAACACTTTACTTGATAATATAAACGAAATTGCATAAAGAATCAATCAATCCTCTTAATTGTGAAGATGTTGCAAAGGCATAATGAATGATATTAAGATTTAAAAGACAGAGCTTAGAGTTATCACAAAATGTTCTGCCTTTAAATTGTAGCCACAGCCGATAATGATACGcaaaagagagattaaaatttatgttttgacaCATTTGATCAAAAGAAAGGTACTAACGAGGACTGCTACTGAGTACATCGAGAAACATACGGTTTATTGAAGGCAACCTCATTTGTTGCTGCTGCACTCTCCTTCTCTTGAGCAGAGACtctggagatgatgatgatgatgatgacactgAAGAAGTAGAGACAACCCAGGAGCCATTTGAACTGTCATCAAAGTCAAATACACCGCTTGGACTGTCTTGGTCGGGCCAAttcattttcctcttcttgCTTGGATTGTGCTCCAACAACAGTTCATAGCATTCATTTACTTTATTCTGTGAAGTAGTCAATGATGCTGAATCAGATTTTGATCCTTAACAGTACAATTGGACTAATTACAAAGTCTTTTCTAAAGCACATACCTGATCAACTTTGAGTAGAGTGAGTAATTGAGATTGGTATTCATCTTCGTCACATGGTTTCAAATCCTTGATAACATAAATCATTATTGCAGTAGCTAACACCGAAGGGATGTAACTCATAAACCTCGTATCTGCAACCAAGATCCATAATTAAGAACCACCACCAAAAGAATCCAAActaaaaaacatcaaaagaaaaaggtttaaaaaaaaatggaaacctCACCAGCAACAACGGAGATCAGAAGACGCTCACACTTGCCAAAGAAGTCCAATTGCTGGTGGTGACATTCAGAGCCAAACCGCCTAATAAAGTGATCAAAGAAAGAGATTGGAGTGACAGGGTGCATTCTCCATTGGAGAGTAGACAGAACCAAAAGCTCCATTCTTTGTATAGTCTTAGCTTCAAAGACATATCTTGCTTCCTCCACCTTcaaaaccacaaacacacacaaaaacataattagaaatcCGCATTTCCGCAAACACTTAATCCACATCatttataagagagagagagagaaaaagaaactaactTGGAGGTCAAAGAGCAATGGAACATGAATCTCTTCGACTTTAGCAGCTAAAGACAAACAAGCCACAGCAACAAGCTGAGACATCCATGGCTTATTATTATCAGTCTGAAGCTTAATAGTAGTCATAAACCTATC
It encodes the following:
- the LOC104727303 gene encoding cyclin-D3-2-like, which encodes MALEKEEEASQNAPFCVLDGLYCEEETGFVEDEDLDGDLDSVDESVAATKFQFLPLLDMFLWDDDELMSLISKENETNPCFGDEILDGFWVSCRKEALDWFFRIKSHHGFTSLTAILAVNYFDRFMTTIKLQTDNNKPWMSQLVAVACLSLAAKVEEIHVPLLFDLQVEEARYVFEAKTIQRMELLVLSTLQWRMHPVTPISFFDHFIRRFGSECHHQQLDFFGKCERLLISVVADTRFMSYIPSVLATAIMIYVIKDLKPCDEDEYQSQLLTLLKVDQNKVNECYELLLEHNPSKKRKMNWPDQDSPSGVFDFDDSSNGSWVVSTSSVSSSSSSSPESLLKRRRVQQQQMRLPSINRMFLDVLSSSPR